From Frateuria aurantia DSM 6220, one genomic window encodes:
- a CDS encoding DMT family transporter: MAWWYVIFAGCFEVLFTTCLRYVDGFRHVGWTLAFVAAMCASLFLVGLAIKTLPMGTVYAVWTGLGAFGTVVVGMMFYGEPVTIPRMVLLCVLVASVAGLKLVSSH; encoded by the coding sequence ATGGCTTGGTGGTATGTGATTTTTGCAGGCTGCTTCGAGGTCTTGTTTACGACCTGCCTGCGTTACGTGGACGGCTTTCGCCATGTCGGCTGGACGCTGGCCTTTGTCGCTGCGATGTGCGCCAGCCTGTTTTTGGTTGGACTTGCGATCAAGACACTGCCGATGGGTACGGTCTATGCAGTCTGGACGGGATTGGGCGCCTTTGGCACCGTGGTCGTCGGTATGATGTTTTATGGGGAGCCAGTCACTATCCCTCGCATGGTATTGCTCTGCGTGCTGGTCGCCTCGGTCGCCGGCCTGAAGCTGGTGTCCAGCCACTGA
- the ftsH gene encoding ATP-dependent zinc metalloprotease FtsH, with protein MNETIKNVVLWIIIVLVLFTIFQSFSPHGSAASDLPYSSFSSSVAAGNVDSATISAEQPATITGKLKDGSTVHTVVPVLGFSTNQVVKEMQDKGVTVRQEAASNGFSLIGLLLNWLPPIFMIGMFIWIMRQMQSGGGGRGAMSFGRSRAKLQGEDQIKVNFSDVAGCDEAKEEVGELVEFLRDPSKFQKLGGKIPRGVLMVGPPGTGKTLLAKAIAGEAKVPFFSISGSDFVEMFVGVGASRVRDMFEQAKKHAPCIIFIDEIDAVGRHRGAGLGGGHDEREQTLNQLLVEMDGFEGTEGIIVIAATNRPDVLDPALLRPGRFDRQVVVGLPDVKGREQILKVHLRKVPMASDVSAMTIARGTPGFSGADLANLVNEAALFAARENSRDVRMIHLDKARDKILMGAERRSMAMSEDEKKLTAYHEAGHAIVGRLVPEHDPVYKVTIIPRGRALGVTMYLPEGDKYSMNRVAIESQLCSLYGGRVAEALIFGEDKVTTGASNDIERATKMARNMATKWGLSRVLGPITYGEDEDEVFLGRTVTQHKSVSNETARKIDEEVRGILDQAYGRTQTLLTENIDKLHVMADALLQYETIDAQQIDAIMAGEVPGPPADWGKSAPVSGSNVPPPPPPRGDAGAKVGDPATQSRREL; from the coding sequence ATGAACGAAACGATTAAAAATGTGGTGCTCTGGATCATCATCGTGCTGGTCCTGTTCACCATCTTCCAGAGCTTCAGTCCGCATGGCAGTGCCGCTTCGGATCTGCCTTACAGCAGCTTCTCTTCCAGCGTGGCTGCGGGCAATGTGGACTCGGCGACGATCAGTGCCGAGCAGCCGGCCACCATCACCGGCAAACTGAAGGACGGCAGCACGGTGCATACCGTGGTTCCCGTGCTGGGTTTCTCGACCAACCAGGTCGTGAAGGAGATGCAGGACAAGGGTGTGACCGTGCGCCAGGAAGCGGCCAGCAATGGCTTTTCCCTGATCGGCCTGCTGTTGAACTGGCTGCCACCGATTTTCATGATCGGCATGTTCATCTGGATCATGCGGCAGATGCAGTCGGGTGGCGGTGGCCGTGGTGCGATGAGTTTCGGCCGTTCCCGCGCCAAGCTGCAAGGTGAAGATCAGATCAAGGTCAATTTCTCTGATGTCGCCGGCTGTGACGAGGCCAAGGAGGAGGTCGGCGAACTGGTCGAGTTCCTGCGCGATCCTTCCAAGTTCCAGAAGCTGGGCGGCAAGATTCCGCGCGGTGTGCTGATGGTTGGCCCGCCGGGTACCGGCAAGACCCTGCTTGCCAAGGCCATTGCGGGCGAGGCCAAGGTGCCGTTCTTCTCGATCTCGGGTTCGGACTTTGTCGAAATGTTTGTCGGCGTCGGTGCCAGCCGTGTCCGCGACATGTTCGAGCAGGCCAAGAAGCACGCGCCCTGCATCATCTTCATCGACGAAATCGATGCGGTCGGTCGCCATCGTGGCGCCGGTCTGGGCGGCGGTCATGACGAGCGCGAGCAGACCCTGAACCAGCTGCTGGTGGAAATGGACGGTTTCGAAGGCACCGAGGGCATTATCGTCATCGCGGCCACCAATCGTCCTGACGTGCTGGATCCGGCATTGCTGCGCCCAGGTCGCTTCGACCGCCAGGTCGTGGTCGGTCTGCCGGATGTCAAAGGGCGGGAGCAGATTCTGAAGGTGCATCTGCGCAAGGTGCCGATGGCCAGCGATGTCAGTGCCATGACGATTGCCCGCGGCACCCCCGGTTTCTCGGGTGCCGACCTGGCCAATCTGGTCAACGAGGCGGCCTTGTTTGCTGCACGCGAGAATTCGCGCGATGTGCGGATGATTCATCTGGACAAGGCGCGGGACAAGATCCTGATGGGCGCCGAGCGCCGTTCGATGGCGATGAGCGAGGACGAGAAGAAGTTGACCGCCTATCACGAGGCCGGTCATGCCATCGTCGGCCGATTGGTGCCGGAGCACGATCCGGTCTACAAGGTCACCATCATTCCACGCGGCCGCGCCCTTGGTGTGACGATGTATCTGCCGGAAGGTGACAAGTACAGCATGAACCGGGTGGCGATCGAATCGCAGCTCTGCTCCTTGTACGGTGGCCGCGTGGCCGAAGCCCTGATCTTTGGTGAAGACAAGGTCACCACGGGGGCTTCCAATGATATCGAGCGTGCCACCAAGATGGCTCGCAATATGGCGACCAAGTGGGGGCTGTCCCGGGTGCTGGGGCCGATCACCTACGGCGAGGACGAGGACGAGGTATTCCTTGGCCGTACCGTGACCCAGCACAAGAGCGTGTCCAACGAGACCGCACGCAAGATCGACGAGGAAGTTCGGGGCATTCTGGATCAGGCCTATGGCCGGACCCAGACCTTGCTGACCGAAAACATCGACAAGCTGCATGTGATGGCCGATGCGCTGCTGCAGTACGAAACCATCGATGCGCAGCAGATCGATGCGATCATGGCGGGCGAGGTCCCCGGGCCGCCGGCGGATTGGGGCAAGTCCGCTCCGGTATCCGGCAGCAATGTGCCGCCGCCGCCACCCCCGCGGGGCGATGCCGGCGCCAAGGTCGGTGACCCGGCCACTCAGAGCCGTCGCGAGCTGTAA
- the rlmE gene encoding 23S rRNA (uridine(2552)-2'-O)-methyltransferase RlmE, which yields MPRSKSSSRWLREHFDDVYVKKAQAEGYRSRAVFKLDELIERDRLLKPGMRIVDLGAAPGGWSQLVRQRLGDNGTVVALDILPMQGLAGVDFIQGDFREPEVLSALEAQLNGQKLDLVLSDMAPNMSGVALADQIRAMDLAELALQFSQDWLKPGGSLLIKLFQGAGFDDYLRSLRASFTRVTMRKPKASRARSRETYALAVGFRPPSGSSGENHA from the coding sequence ATGCCGCGCAGTAAAAGCAGCTCCCGCTGGTTGCGGGAGCACTTCGATGATGTCTATGTAAAAAAAGCCCAGGCCGAGGGCTATCGTTCGCGCGCCGTATTCAAGCTTGATGAGCTGATCGAACGCGATCGACTGCTGAAGCCCGGCATGCGTATCGTCGATCTCGGCGCGGCGCCCGGTGGCTGGTCGCAGCTGGTGCGACAGCGGCTGGGTGACAATGGTACCGTGGTGGCATTGGATATCCTGCCCATGCAGGGTCTGGCCGGCGTCGACTTCATCCAGGGTGATTTTCGCGAGCCCGAAGTACTGTCAGCGCTGGAAGCCCAGCTGAACGGGCAGAAACTGGATCTTGTGCTCTCCGATATGGCCCCCAATATGAGTGGTGTTGCTCTCGCGGATCAGATCCGGGCCATGGATCTGGCCGAGCTTGCCTTGCAGTTCAGCCAGGATTGGCTGAAGCCGGGTGGCTCGCTTCTGATCAAGCTGTTTCAGGGGGCGGGTTTCGATGATTACCTGCGCAGCTTGCGCGCCAGCTTTACACGAGTGACGATGCGTAAACCAAAGGCCTCACGCGCCCGGTCGCGTGAAACATATGCTTTAGCCGTGGGGTTCCGGCCCCCCTCCGGATCTTCGGGCGAGAATCACGCATGA
- a CDS encoding YhbY family RNA-binding protein: protein MSLTPTQRRYLRTLTHDLRPVILLGAKGATDAVAKELGNALDQHELVKIRLSGGDKDERQAQIDFLIAGTGAESIQQIGHVVVLFRRNNDDPKLALPR, encoded by the coding sequence ATGTCACTCACCCCGACCCAGCGCCGTTACCTGCGCACACTGACCCACGATCTGCGGCCGGTGATCCTGCTTGGCGCCAAAGGGGCCACCGATGCCGTCGCCAAGGAACTGGGGAACGCCCTGGACCAGCATGAACTCGTCAAGATCCGCCTTTCCGGCGGCGACAAGGACGAGCGACAGGCCCAGATCGATTTCCTGATCGCAGGCACCGGCGCCGAAAGCATCCAGCAGATCGGCCATGTGGTGGTGCTGTTCCGTCGCAACAACGACGATCCGAAACTGGCTCTGCCACGCTGA
- a CDS encoding Mth938-like domain-containing protein, producing the protein MELVLDKPEGYLFIRRQADDSITVMDRTLRRSFILARRQLLEDWPITHAGQLDAALAAPIMALKPELVLLGTGPTQIFPSSDVLALFVDQGIGVEVMSNASAARTHGLLAAEGRQVVAAFILAEPSRPGE; encoded by the coding sequence ATGGAACTGGTCCTCGACAAACCGGAAGGCTACCTGTTCATCCGCCGCCAGGCCGATGACAGCATCACGGTGATGGACCGGACCCTTCGTCGCAGCTTCATTCTGGCGCGCCGGCAACTGCTGGAAGACTGGCCGATCACCCATGCCGGCCAGCTGGATGCCGCGCTGGCCGCACCGATCATGGCACTCAAGCCCGAGCTGGTGCTACTGGGAACGGGGCCGACCCAGATCTTCCCGTCCAGCGACGTGCTCGCCCTGTTCGTCGATCAGGGCATCGGCGTCGAAGTGATGAGCAACGCTTCTGCCGCCCGCACCCACGGCCTGCTTGCAGCGGAAGGTCGCCAGGTGGTGGCGGCCTTCATTCTGGCCGAGCCATCGCGACCCGGCGAATGA
- a CDS encoding peptidoglycan DD-metalloendopeptidase family protein: MDLRLRVTGISLALGLLAGCGIRHSTVVVQPGDARPASALSGAAARGRLDGDHYIVGKGDTLYSIAFRNGVDFRTLASWNNIAEPYRIWPGQSLRLKAPAAAPAGSGTGFSPVVEAAPAAQPLAAASRPVVLPSPPVSRAVVATPAAAAPAARAEIPAAVKPAAAPPVVAAPAAALANGASRNSGGITWRWPASGPLIKRYQAGDAIPGIEIAGKAGDPVRAAADGVVVYSGNGLVGYGELIIIKHSDALLSAYGHNSTRLVKEGQTVKSGQKIAEMGSSGASRVELQFQVRRDGNPVDPMAYLPPQ; encoded by the coding sequence ATGGATTTACGTCTACGCGTTACTGGAATCAGCCTTGCCCTCGGTTTGCTCGCCGGTTGCGGCATCCGTCACAGCACGGTCGTGGTCCAGCCAGGTGATGCGCGGCCTGCTTCGGCCCTCAGCGGCGCGGCCGCACGGGGCCGCCTGGATGGCGATCACTACATTGTCGGCAAGGGCGATACGCTTTACAGCATCGCTTTTCGCAACGGCGTCGATTTTCGTACGCTTGCCTCGTGGAACAACATTGCCGAGCCCTACCGGATCTGGCCGGGGCAGTCGCTGCGTCTGAAAGCCCCCGCCGCCGCGCCGGCAGGGAGCGGCACCGGCTTCAGCCCGGTGGTCGAGGCTGCGCCTGCGGCGCAGCCGCTCGCTGCGGCATCCAGACCGGTGGTCCTGCCTTCGCCGCCGGTGAGTCGTGCCGTAGTGGCGACCCCGGCGGCAGCGGCTCCTGCCGCACGGGCCGAGATACCGGCTGCCGTCAAGCCGGCCGCGGCACCGCCCGTGGTGGCTGCACCCGCCGCGGCGCTCGCCAACGGCGCTTCCCGCAACAGCGGCGGGATCACCTGGCGCTGGCCGGCCTCCGGCCCTCTGATCAAGCGTTACCAGGCCGGCGACGCGATTCCCGGGATCGAGATCGCCGGCAAGGCGGGTGACCCGGTCAGGGCGGCCGCCGATGGTGTCGTGGTTTACAGCGGCAACGGGCTGGTCGGTTATGGCGAGCTGATCATCATCAAGCACAGCGATGCGCTGCTGTCGGCTTATGGCCACAACAGCACGCGTCTGGTCAAGGAGGGCCAGACCGTGAAGTCGGGGCAGAAAATCGCTGAAATGGGTTCCAGCGGGGCTTCGCGGGTGGAGCTGCAATTCCAGGTCCGGCGCGATGGCAATCCGGTGGATCCGATGGCCTACCTGCCGCCCCAATAA
- a CDS encoding YqaA family protein: MRVFEGVYLRVLRWAQLPAAPALLAGLSFVEAFAFPVMPEIMLAPMALARPARAFVYAHLSLLFSLLGSLVGYALGHYLFDAVRPLLTHLGWLPMIQHWVDLLRSRALAHPWSVFGTLVLAGFVPVPMKVFTWASGIVGLPLLPFLTSMALGRGKRVWLLAWLIRRFGVRAEPLLRRYSERIGWAVLLLILVLLLWWWLFR, from the coding sequence ATGCGCGTGTTCGAAGGAGTGTATTTGCGGGTTCTGCGCTGGGCGCAGCTCCCGGCGGCCCCTGCGTTGCTGGCAGGTCTGAGTTTCGTCGAGGCCTTTGCCTTTCCGGTGATGCCGGAAATCATGTTGGCACCGATGGCGCTGGCGCGTCCTGCGCGGGCCTTTGTCTATGCCCATCTGAGTCTTTTGTTTTCCCTGCTTGGCAGTCTGGTCGGCTACGCGCTCGGACATTATCTGTTCGATGCCGTCAGGCCGCTGCTGACCCATCTCGGCTGGCTGCCGATGATCCAGCACTGGGTCGATCTGTTGCGATCGCGGGCACTGGCCCACCCATGGTCGGTGTTCGGGACCCTGGTGCTGGCGGGCTTCGTACCGGTGCCGATGAAAGTTTTCACCTGGGCCTCTGGCATTGTCGGCTTGCCATTGCTGCCTTTTCTGACCAGCATGGCCCTGGGGCGTGGCAAGCGGGTATGGTTGCTGGCCTGGCTGATCCGCCGATTCGGCGTTCGCGCCGAACCGTTGTTGCGCAGGTATAGTGAGCGTATCGGCTGGGCGGTGCTGCTGCTGATCCTGGTGCTGCTGCTGTGGTGGTGGCTGTTCCGGTGA
- a CDS encoding protein-L-isoaspartate(D-aspartate) O-methyltransferase, which translates to MSVYPLPPSALQGEGMTSQRARDRLAAQLRDSGINDARVIEVLRELPRHHFIDQALHARAYENTALPIGHGQTISQPWVVARMTEALLEFGVPAKVLEVGTGSGYQCAVLAKLVPQVYTVERIEELLRQARRRFRQLGLAAVRSRYDDGKLGWSEEAPFDAIILTAAGDTIPAALLTQLRPDGVLVAPVGSPGQQVLIRLRGDGEGGFTREELGPASFVPLLSGIG; encoded by the coding sequence ATGAGTGTCTACCCTCTGCCGCCGTCGGCACTTCAGGGCGAGGGCATGACCTCGCAACGCGCACGTGACCGTCTGGCGGCCCAGTTGCGTGACAGCGGCATCAACGATGCCCGGGTGATCGAGGTACTGCGCGAGTTGCCTCGACATCACTTCATCGATCAGGCCTTGCATGCGCGCGCCTACGAGAATACGGCACTGCCGATCGGCCATGGCCAGACCATCTCCCAGCCCTGGGTGGTGGCACGGATGACCGAGGCCTTGCTCGAGTTCGGCGTGCCGGCCAAGGTGCTGGAGGTCGGGACCGGTTCCGGCTACCAGTGTGCGGTGCTGGCCAAGCTGGTGCCGCAGGTCTATACGGTGGAACGGATCGAGGAATTGCTGCGCCAGGCCCGCCGCCGGTTCCGGCAGCTGGGGTTGGCCGCCGTCCGCTCCCGCTATGACGACGGCAAACTGGGCTGGTCCGAGGAGGCGCCATTCGATGCCATCATATTGACGGCAGCCGGCGATACCATTCCGGCCGCTTTGCTGACCCAGTTGCGGCCGGACGGGGTACTGGTCGCCCCGGTGGGTTCGCCAGGGCAGCAAGTGCTGATCCGTTTGCGTGGTGACGGTGAGGGCGGATTCACGCGTGAAGAGCTGGGTCCGGCCAGTTTTGTGCCCTTGCTCAGCGGTATCGGCTGA
- the surE gene encoding 5'/3'-nucleotidase SurE — translation MRVLVSNDDGVDAEGIHVLARRLAEVGEVTVVAPDRDRSGASNSLTLDVPIRVSTMPNGFHRVVGTPTDCVHLALAGLLQEEPDIVVSGINNSANLGDDVIYSGTVSAAMEGRFLGLPAIAVSLVSRDHRGEHFQSAATAVLSLMRKLLVDPLPADTILNVNVPDLPWEQIQGFEVTRLGRRRRSAPCIPGSDPRGKTIWWIGPSGEVDDAGPGTDFDAVRRGYVSITPIHVDLTRYQALDKVSHWIKDLDAGTAHGASVRRDQGEAA, via the coding sequence ATGCGAGTATTGGTAAGCAATGATGACGGGGTGGATGCCGAAGGCATTCATGTCTTGGCCAGACGGCTGGCTGAAGTGGGCGAGGTCACCGTGGTGGCGCCTGATCGCGACCGTTCCGGGGCGAGCAACTCCTTGACCCTTGATGTGCCGATCCGCGTGTCGACCATGCCCAACGGCTTTCATCGGGTGGTCGGCACGCCTACCGACTGCGTGCATCTGGCCCTTGCCGGTTTGTTGCAGGAAGAACCTGATATCGTGGTATCGGGTATCAACAACTCGGCCAATCTCGGCGATGACGTCATCTACTCCGGCACCGTCTCGGCGGCGATGGAAGGGCGTTTTCTGGGCCTGCCGGCCATCGCGGTTTCTCTGGTCAGCCGGGATCACCGAGGCGAGCATTTCCAGTCGGCCGCCACGGCGGTGCTCAGTCTGATGCGCAAGTTGCTGGTGGATCCGCTGCCGGCCGACACCATCCTCAATGTCAATGTACCGGACCTGCCCTGGGAGCAGATCCAGGGCTTCGAAGTGACCCGGCTGGGCCGGCGTCGTCGTTCGGCACCCTGCATTCCCGGGAGTGACCCGCGGGGCAAGACCATCTGGTGGATCGGCCCTTCGGGCGAGGTGGACGATGCCGGTCCGGGGACGGACTTCGACGCTGTCAGGCGTGGTTATGTATCCATCACTCCAATCCATGTCGATTTGACCCGCTATCAGGCGCTGGACAAGGTCAGTCATTGGATCAAAGACCTGGATGCCGGCACGGCGCATGGTGCATCGGTTCGTCGCGATCAGGGCGAGGCGGCCTGA
- a CDS encoding Smr/MutS family protein has protein sequence MKSRRSPSISEADVQIFRETVGAVRPLRRGDMNPLPRPRPRPARLRGPLREPLPLDELLGPGSAAAHERLDGPLQFLLPGLEMVTLRRLKRGAWLPQDELDLHHMTAAHARVALLGFLEESCHAGFRCVRVIHGKGLGSSMGGPVLKLLADQLLRGHDQVLAFASARPEQGGNGAMLVLLRRQ, from the coding sequence ATGAAATCCCGTCGCAGCCCGAGCATCAGTGAAGCTGATGTCCAGATCTTCCGCGAAACCGTCGGAGCGGTCCGTCCGCTGCGCCGTGGCGACATGAATCCCCTGCCCCGCCCGCGGCCTCGGCCGGCACGACTTCGCGGCCCCCTGCGCGAGCCGCTGCCGCTGGACGAGTTGCTGGGTCCCGGGTCGGCGGCCGCTCATGAACGGCTGGACGGTCCGTTGCAGTTCCTGCTGCCCGGACTGGAGATGGTGACCCTGCGTCGCCTGAAGCGTGGCGCCTGGCTGCCGCAGGATGAACTGGATCTGCATCATATGACGGCCGCCCATGCCAGGGTGGCCTTGCTGGGTTTTCTGGAAGAGTCCTGTCACGCCGGCTTTCGCTGCGTGCGGGTGATCCATGGCAAGGGACTGGGCTCATCCATGGGCGGGCCGGTACTCAAGCTGCTGGCCGATCAGCTGCTGCGCGGCCACGACCAGGTGCTGGCCTTCGCCTCGGCCCGTCCCGAGCAAGGCGGCAACGGGGCGATGCTGGTGCTTTTGCGTCGCCAATAA
- the truD gene encoding tRNA pseudouridine(13) synthase TruD, which yields MNDTPTVTELPWAYGSPPLRGLLKSRPEDFRVDEILGYEADGEGEHVLLHVEKKGLTTDGLARELGRFAGVPSVGIGYAGLKDRHAVTTQRISLQLAGKPDPDWSAFPNPDVKILEAVRHRRKMKRGALRGNRFVLVLREVQGDPQAAEAVLAKIASQGVPNYFGEQRFGREGGNVAKARAMFAGRRVDRDTRGFLLSAARSQIFNAVLARRVEQGNWATGMDGEIWSLAGSRSWFGPENPDATLVERLGRGDIHPSGPLWGQGDCPSAELAGALERDVAAEYEDLAQGLVDARMDQDRRALRLIPGDLQWRWLDPATLELQFELPAGAYATTVVRELIGH from the coding sequence ATGAACGATACCCCTACCGTCACCGAGCTGCCCTGGGCCTATGGCTCGCCGCCGCTGCGAGGGCTGTTGAAGAGTCGACCGGAAGATTTCCGGGTCGACGAAATTCTCGGCTATGAAGCCGACGGCGAAGGCGAGCATGTGCTGCTGCACGTGGAAAAAAAGGGACTGACCACGGACGGTCTGGCCCGTGAGCTGGGGCGTTTTGCCGGGGTGCCGTCGGTGGGTATCGGTTATGCGGGGCTCAAGGATCGCCATGCCGTGACTACCCAGCGGATATCGCTGCAACTGGCCGGCAAGCCCGATCCGGACTGGTCAGCGTTTCCAAACCCGGATGTGAAGATTCTCGAGGCGGTGCGCCATCGTCGCAAGATGAAGCGCGGCGCACTGCGTGGCAACCGCTTTGTGCTGGTATTGCGGGAAGTGCAGGGCGATCCGCAGGCGGCGGAAGCCGTGCTGGCGAAGATAGCCAGCCAGGGTGTACCGAATTATTTCGGCGAGCAGCGCTTCGGTCGCGAAGGCGGCAACGTGGCCAAGGCTCGCGCGATGTTTGCCGGCCGGCGCGTCGACCGTGATACCCGCGGGTTTCTGTTGTCGGCCGCTCGCTCGCAGATCTTCAATGCCGTGCTGGCTCGCCGGGTCGAGCAGGGCAACTGGGCGACCGGCATGGATGGCGAGATCTGGTCATTGGCCGGATCGCGCTCGTGGTTCGGACCGGAGAACCCGGATGCGACCCTGGTCGAACGGCTGGGGCGCGGCGACATCCACCCCTCCGGTCCGCTCTGGGGGCAGGGTGACTGTCCTTCGGCGGAGCTGGCCGGCGCGCTGGAGCGCGACGTGGCGGCGGAATACGAAGATCTGGCTCAGGGCCTGGTCGATGCCCGCATGGATCAGGACCGTCGGGCCTTGCGACTGATTCCCGGTGATCTGCAGTGGCGCTGGCTGGATCCGGCCACGCTGGAGCTGCAGTTCGAACTGCCGGCGGGCGCCTATGCAACCACCGTGGTCCGCGAGCTGATCGGTCATTGA
- the mgtE gene encoding magnesium transporter: protein MIPAADSHGAGARRLLRLAAVQKVLRSHPSPISPRDMSAEAAASSVADEQADALHQVMAGWHPADVAYVLERLPLEQRRLVWQQVPAGQDGEILLEVTDAVRESLIADMDRSEILEAVEPLDADELADLVEDLPEAVLPELMASLDVDERQQVQAALSYRDDQVGALMEFEMVAIGEQLSLGEALAELRKLEALPSQTDKLFIVNRSRVLTGVLSLERLLLGDPGQIVNAVMALDVNTFRAEDDIYDVAQAFERYDLISAPVVDATGRLVGRLTVDAIVDVIRAEGESEARNRGGLREEEDIFASVWKSVQNRWAWLAVNLVTAFIASRVIGLFEGAIEKLVALATLMPIVAGIGGNSGNQTITMIVRALALDQITPGQLRRLWGKELKVALVNGVVWGGVIGLVAWGLYRNPALGLVMTAAMTLNLLLAAFAGVGIPMLMARWGRDPALGSSVLITALTDSGGFFIFLGLATLFLM from the coding sequence GTGATTCCGGCTGCCGACAGTCATGGTGCAGGCGCCCGCCGTCTGCTCAGGCTGGCGGCAGTCCAGAAGGTGCTGCGCAGCCACCCCTCGCCGATCTCGCCTCGCGATATGTCAGCGGAGGCGGCAGCTTCGTCTGTCGCCGACGAGCAGGCAGACGCGCTGCATCAGGTGATGGCCGGTTGGCATCCGGCGGATGTGGCCTATGTACTGGAGCGGCTGCCGCTGGAGCAGCGGCGGCTGGTCTGGCAGCAGGTGCCGGCCGGGCAGGATGGCGAGATTCTGCTGGAAGTGACGGATGCGGTCCGTGAATCACTGATTGCGGATATGGACCGGTCAGAGATCCTGGAGGCGGTGGAGCCGCTGGATGCCGACGAGCTGGCCGATCTGGTCGAAGACCTGCCGGAGGCGGTGCTGCCCGAGCTGATGGCCAGCCTGGACGTCGATGAGCGTCAGCAGGTCCAGGCGGCGCTGTCCTATCGGGATGATCAGGTCGGCGCGCTGATGGAATTCGAGATGGTTGCCATCGGCGAGCAGCTGAGTCTGGGCGAGGCCTTGGCCGAGTTGCGCAAGCTCGAAGCCTTGCCGTCACAGACCGACAAGCTGTTTATCGTCAATCGTTCCCGCGTACTGACCGGCGTGCTGTCGCTGGAGCGTCTGCTGCTGGGCGACCCCGGCCAGATCGTCAATGCGGTGATGGCCCTGGACGTGAATACCTTTCGCGCTGAAGATGACATCTACGATGTCGCTCAGGCCTTCGAGCGCTACGACCTGATTTCGGCTCCGGTCGTGGATGCCACCGGTCGTCTGGTCGGACGGCTGACCGTGGATGCCATCGTCGACGTGATTCGTGCCGAGGGTGAAAGCGAGGCTCGCAATCGGGGCGGTCTGCGCGAGGAAGAGGATATCTTCGCCTCGGTCTGGAAATCGGTGCAGAATCGCTGGGCCTGGCTGGCCGTCAACTTGGTCACCGCCTTTATCGCTTCGCGTGTGATCGGGCTGTTCGAAGGGGCCATCGAAAAGCTGGTCGCGCTGGCGACCCTGATGCCCATCGTGGCTGGCATCGGCGGCAATTCCGGCAATCAGACCATCACCATGATCGTGCGTGCCCTGGCGCTGGACCAGATCACGCCCGGGCAATTGCGTCGGTTGTGGGGCAAGGAGCTGAAGGTCGCCTTGGTCAATGGCGTGGTTTGGGGTGGTGTCATCGGGCTGGTCGCCTGGGGGCTGTACCGCAATCCGGCGCTGGGTCTGGTCATGACGGCGGCCATGACGCTGAATCTGCTGCTGGCGGCCTTTGCCGGCGTCGGCATTCCGATGCTGATGGCCCGATGGGGTCGTGACCCGGCCCTGGGCTCCAGCGTCTTGATCACCGCGCTGACTGACAGCGGCGGTTTTTTTATTTTTCTGGGTCTGGCGACGCTGTTCCTGATGTGA
- the ispF gene encoding 2-C-methyl-D-erythritol 2,4-cyclodiphosphate synthase, with amino-acid sequence MSSSSPTSRRPAFRVGTGFDVHAFTEGDFVTMAGLRIPHSKGILAHSDGDVVIHALCDALLGALALGDIGRHFPPSDERWRGADSRQFLRHARSLMQEQGYTLGNADITVICEAPKVGPHVQAMREVLAEDLGVDIGQISVKATTTEKLGFCGRGEGIAAEAAVLIERL; translated from the coding sequence ATGAGCTCATCATCACCCACATCGCGTCGTCCGGCCTTTCGGGTCGGTACCGGCTTTGACGTCCATGCCTTCACCGAGGGCGATTTCGTGACCATGGCCGGACTGCGGATTCCGCACAGCAAGGGCATCCTCGCCCATTCGGACGGCGATGTGGTGATCCATGCGCTGTGCGATGCGTTGCTGGGTGCGCTGGCGCTGGGTGATATCGGTCGCCATTTTCCACCTTCCGACGAGCGCTGGCGTGGTGCCGACAGCCGCCAGTTTCTTCGCCATGCGCGCAGTCTGATGCAGGAGCAGGGCTATACGCTGGGCAATGCCGATATCACGGTGATCTGCGAGGCGCCCAAGGTGGGGCCGCATGTGCAGGCCATGCGTGAAGTGCTGGCTGAGGATCTGGGGGTCGATATCGGTCAGATCAGTGTCAAGGCGACCACCACCGAAAAGCTGGGCTTCTGCGGTCGCGGCGAAGGCATTGCCGCGGAAGCGGCGGTGCTGATCGAGCGCCTGTGA